A window of Macadamia integrifolia cultivar HAES 741 unplaced genomic scaffold, SCU_Mint_v3 scaffold478, whole genome shotgun sequence genomic DNA:
TAGATTGAGGGGAAAGAGACCATCAAAATAGAACCATTGAAATATAGCTGTTGAAATATAGCGATTAAAATATAATCATTggaaattaataattattatatcTTCATCAAAATTATGTCTGGTCTTCTGCCAAAGTAGCTCGTAAAGAAAAAAAGCATAAGATTAGGCACCGAGAAATATTGTTGGGGTAGTTTAACCAATCACACagttgtatctctctctctctctctctctctctctctctctctctctctgaagtcTTATTGGGTAATTTGGTGGCAGTAACAATTTGGATCATCATCAAACTTTCAAACCattggggttggtagcctagtggtgaaaatgccttcAACCCATCACGACTTGAGTCAGTTGGTTGTGGGTTAAAGTtttggcatgcccactatcgcCCATTGGTCTTGTAAAAGCCTTGCTTGTCATATATGAGCTTGTcctggggctatgatcactaccatggaatACTCGTTTTTTGtgttacccaaaataaaaaataaaaaaaatcaaactttcaagaaataaaactactacattttttccctctcactcgctctctctagttttttattAGGTAATTTGGTGGCAGTAACaattggatcatcatcaaacATGCCAAGAAATAAAACTACATCTAAAGCCACACTTGAAGTACAAAGTCAAGGAGACAATTAAGTTTAAAGCTAATTTATTCTTCTCCACAAAAAANNNNNNNNNNNNNNNNNNNNaaaaaaaaaaaaaaaaaaaaaaaaaaagaaaaggagaaaaggagaaaaggagatCAACAAAGCAAAGACATCAATGATAAAGAACAAATAGAACATGGAAGCCtcctattttatattttaaccTCCACTTTTTCACTGAAAATTAATCAACCATGGGTTTTCAAGCTGACTTATCAGCAAATAACCACCTCCAGTGACAGAGACCTAATTTAACTGTTACAGGCTGTTAGCAGAACCAACTGATTGAATacaagttttagggttttatttacAGATTAAAATTCAATGGTGAAGATGGCCACATTTGAAAATAAGTTATAATTGGATCATTTTCAGCCTTCACCAGAATCTCTTTAGAGGAAGGAGTAGAGAGAAGTGGATCAACTTCATCACAAGTTGCTTGAAGTCCAAGTTCATTTTCTAAGTTTGTCACCCAACTCATACTTTCTATATCCTTTGTTTCTAGGTTTTCTTCCAATATAATTGATGTAGAAAAACTCATATCATCTTCTAACATGTCCCATAAGTCTAGGTTAGGCTCATATGGTATTTCAAGTATCTGTTCTGAGATATCTTGGTCGTCCACGTCCTTAAAACATGTTTGTTCTTCTAGTCTAGACCCATCAACTTGGATTGAATCTAAACTAGATGAACTACAAGATGACGACGACGGCGATCTCCGGAGTTTCTTGGTATCATGGTTCTCGAACACATCGGGGAAATCATTCCATTGGATTGGGACTGCTTCATCAACTAGGGACCCATGCTTCTTCTCCAATTCCTCAGTTGGGCTCTCAGACACAGATAAATTATGGCCATTTGGTTCACTCTTTCTACCTATAACTTGATTAGAGTAAGATATAGATGAACTGGAGGAAAATGAGGAGGTAGTGACAGACACAGACACTTCTTTGTGCTCATTCCCAGAAGGGTTTTGTCCTTTCAAATTAGCTAATCGCTTCTTCAAGTGTGTATTCCACACATTCTTAATCTCATTGTCAGTTCTCCCAGGTAAGTTAGAAGCAATTTTTGACCACCTGTGAAGCATTCCATTACATCCTATAATTAGAAGCTGCTATATATACAAAATAATCTTAAGTAACTCTAAAATGTGGCATGGACCATGGAAGGAATTTTACTTGTTTCCAAGCATTTCATGTAGCTTAATTATAGTTTCCTCCTCTTCATTAGTGAAATTCCCCCTCTTGATGTCGGGTCGAAGGTAATTAGTCCATCTCAATCGGCAACTCTTCCCACAACGCAGCAATCCTACAACACAAATGGGGTTATTTCAAGATTTCTGAGATTAACAACACAACATTCGTAGtcgatgtgagactaaactcCCAACACTATCCCATAACACATGGTGATGATGAAAacccactctgataccatgtaaagttTCCATCCTAAAAGCAAGGAAAGAAGAATAATGATTTCCCAGCATGAAATCCAAAGTCTTCAActacatcttttttcttttttttcctgattaGTAGGTAATCAACTACCTTGATGTTGAGAGTAGCATCGAGCAATCATCAATGGAAGGGACAGGATTCTTGTACCCAAGAATCATTgattgtgagagagagagagagagagagagagagagagagagagagagagagagagagagctaccTGCTAGTTTAGGGAGAGCACGCCAGTTGCCATGTCCATGGTTCTGAATGAAGGCAATGAGTCTCAAGTCCTCTGCAGGGGTCCATGGACCATTTTTCAATCCGGCCTTGTCACAACAGGGAGCTCGCCCCCTACCCATCGTTAGCTATGAATGAGTATGGAATATGAACTGCGAATTAGGTCGCAAGTGGCCACTAATACTAAACTGCAAGTAATGAAACACATCATGACcgcatgtatatatatatgcgGGGAGCCAACAAGGTCCATGCCGCGTGAGATCTTGGATTCTCTCCTTACCAGAGCGTACgcaataataaaattatgggaAAGGTTTCCCACGGTGCCAAAGTGGGGATGAATATGGATATCATACCAATGGCAGTGCAGACAATAGTATCATCAACATGGGGTCCATATGGATAGAAACAAGAGAGAGTCACTGTGAATCCCACGAACTCATTATGTGAGACAGTATATGATGGAATCTGTACCCAGACACTATGGGAATCTTTTTCTGTGAAATTGTTAAGTACATTAAAATAGGTGAAAGATCCACGGGGATTCTTTTCCATGCTGTCTCACAAGCAATGAGGGCCCAcatctgtattttttttatctatttcttAAAATAGGGGTCCACATagattgaaactttttttttttttttttttaactattaatTGGTTGTAGTGGGTAGATTCCTTCGACAGGAAACGCTCTCTCATTAAAATATCTATCTCCAAATGCCGTGTATTGAGTTGAGTTAGTCATGGTCAGTGATGGGATAGATCAAATATCCATAGCCAACCCAATGGACCATTCTCCCAGAGTGATAGGAATCTCGACATTGTACCAATGATAGTACAAAGTatgatatcatccacatggGTCATATAAACCCCATGGCTCATAATGTGAGAGGGTGCATGATGAAATCTGCATTCGGACCTTGTGGGGTTCTTTAACCTTGAACTTGTTaagaaatatattaaaatatctCCATCCAAAGACACGTCATTGCCGAGTTAGTCAGGGTCAGTGATGGGATGGACAAAAGATCTATAGCCAACTCCATGGACCCTTTTCTTAAGCACTGGAATTGTGACTCTAAACCAAGATCATACATGCATGCTAAAATATTTTAATGTGCGTATCATTGTGTATTTTTGGTGGAGGTATTTTATACTGATCCAGGGTGATACAAAAGATTATAAAATAGTGCATTGCTCTTTGAGTGACCTTAGTTGTGTACCTGGCTCTATTCTACGGTTACAATGCAAccatgagagaaaaaaaaaaattctttggtgTAGTAGTCATCTCATATTATTTTATTAGGGTTTGAAAGGAACAAGTGCATTTCTTTAAAACATGAAAAACAAAATCtatcataataatatatataatacaaaTAGATTGGTAAATGACCTAGGACTGATGGGATCTATACCTCAATTTCTTTGACCATGAGCCAACCCAACCTTCATCCCCATCTTTATTTAATAAATCATTCCAACTAATAGGAGCTTCAATGTATTATCCAAGGAATCATGATGGCCTTTGGTATTTTTTGATAATGGATATTTATATTTAGCTTATATGCAGACTCTGGTTTCAGTTAGGTTTTGcaaaaaaaacaattacccCATATTAAACATCAGTTGTCCAATGTGAACTCTTATAAGGGTTTGGGCATTCTTTCCTAAATGGTTAGCTATTAAGGATGAGTTGTACTCATATCGCCACAATTTTTTACGATTTTAGTTACAGCAGCCTAGATAAACTTGGTATTTTAATCCATTTTGAAATCCATAAATATTTTCATTgaaattaattttgttttatttttgtggaAGAGTTCTCTGTCCAAGAACATGGGTACTGCACTAGCATGTGGTCGATGTCAATGCACTTAGAAGTAACAACAGGAAAGACATTTCCACCTTTAAAGGGGTGGGGCTGTCATTTCTCCTGTTTCTATGTCTAATCGCAGCCCCTACACTCTGACTAaatcaatttttaatttatttttttagcatAATGGAAGGACATGATTCATGTTTTCATGTGATGTCAATCTTTCCCCACTGCGATAATGAAATGTTGGGTTTTACTTTCATGAGATCTACTATTACAAGGCTAACGATTTTTAAGTTCCTGTCTGTCAGATAGAATCTCAAGCAGATCCATACCCTCCATGTAAATACCTTCTGCTTCTGCATGATTCTTTGTTTGGTGAAGTGAAAGGAGCACTGACAGTACTTGCCCATCTTCTTATTAAATCATTATAAAATGTAGGAATCCAACTGAAATGTAGAATTAAGTCATTCCAAATTTGGTGGACTTGTAGTCTTGATTATCTGTGTTGAATTTCAGTTCAATTTGATTTCTCCACATTTCATGCCAATGGTTTACTTTTATTTGGTATTACTTGCAGGGAAAGATTTTTGAGTTggtaagactttttttttttggtgaaattttcaaatggTAAACCACATGATAAAGTAAGCTCTCAAATTTGATACATGGCTTATCCAGGTCATTTCCACATGAAAAAGGTTGTGGCTTCAGTTGGTATTCCTTTTAATTGTGCATcatttggtttatttttctcTAAATCATTTGGCGATCATTCCTTTCCTAAGGCTCCATTAGTTTGCAAGTAAGGGGATGGAGagtgaagtgaaatcattttgaaaagaaaaaagagaagtttTATAATCATGGTTTTGTAACTAACCTAAGATCTTACCATATTTGGTAATTATATTTGTCAAATCGAAGGAATTCGTATAAGAAAATGTTAACTATGTGCTCCAAATATGTCAACGTACACTAAGACCCACGTCAATGCAAGCCGACGACACTTGATAAAAATATGACCATCTTCTTGTAACCTAAAGAGCATGGGATTCGccttttttctttgtaatttaatatattctaaAGGGATCACAATAAAACAAACATTTAGGCTCTGTCACTATAAATAACATATTGGAAGGAGaagtaaagagaagagaagtgaaatcaaataaaaaataacttgaaaatatttgtaattaaataaatataaagatGTGGGTCCTCATATGTGTCACTATGAAATTCAAGTGAAGCAAGTCAGTTCACTATATTCTTGTCTATCATCATCGCTCGAGTCGGCtgattgtgggttcgagtcttggcatgccccaCTATCGTCCATTGGTCCTGCGGAAACACCGTTTGTCATACGGAGACTTGTCTTAGGGCTATGACCACTAACATAGAGCACCcttttttcattaccaaaaaaaagcaCTTTGATAAATTGAAGTGAAGGGCTAGTATTTGTAAATTTATCTCTAATGGAATCTTGTAGGGAGAACTCTACATCTTCCTCGATCTTCCCTCTAGCTATCCATTTCCCCTTGGAatgccttcctccttccttacTAGCCAAAAAAGAAATGGATCTAGATAATATATATAGATGGAGGATTTCAAAGTTTGATTAGaattcggaaaaaaaaaaaaaaaaaaaaaaaaaagaagagttgaTTTGTTCCATCTATTTGGGTAAAAAAGAATAGAGATTTCATCTCAAATTAAAATCCATTGGTCCACATTCTAGGGATATCTCAAATCTTGAACTTATGTTAAAGCAAAGGGTCTTTGTAGGTGTCACTATGTTTAATGAAGTATAATGCTTCACTATTTGCCACTTCGTAATTCATGGCTTCGTACATGGATTGCGTCACTCTCCATTGTGCTGAGAAAGATTACCCTAAAtgctaaattttattttacttttcaaatcaaaGAAATTCGGTTTCAAAGTAATGTAAAGTTTAATAACCTAATTTTGAATGTTTTGGGGTTAGCTTATACAATCATGtgagataatgattacaaaatatTTCACTTTAATATGGATTTGATTCCACTTTCATCCTCattatttcccttgcaatgaGATACAGCCAAAGTATTTGCCTTATGGTAATCCCTTCAGAATATGTTATTTGTACAAAGCATCTAATCTCATGCCCTTTTTAGACAGTCGGCCGCCTTGTATTTAAGTGGGCCTTAGTGTAAATTGACATCTTTGGAGTACATAATTAACATTTCCTCGTAAGAATATGGACACCCAtggatgcaaaaaaaaaaaatttaataataataataataaaataaaattgaaaagaaatgaTAGCCGTACAAACCCTTTATAGATGCCGATCTCTAAGTAATAAAAACTGCAAGTGTGAATTTAACAAAACTTACTTTCTCCCTATCTATTAATCCCACAAGGATTGTGTGTGAGAAGAATCTCTTTCCTCTGATACCTATGAATCCCTTCTCTTATCAAATTGCTCTTTGAGATTGAGCCTTATGCtatcattcctttttttttttttgggggggtggggggtgtgggTTGAAAGAGTATGATTCCTGATTAAAGCACGCTATGCATGCCAACTAAATTGCTAGTTCAATTTTTTACAATGTACATGATtaatttgagatttaaaataagagaaaaattcCTAGTCCAAGGGTCCAATGTGCATGAGCATTTTACCATCAATTATTTGttgtaaaaaagaaagaagaaaaggtagGCATATTCTCTAAAGATTATGGCACGAACTTAATTTTTATAGCTTATTCTTGTATTTTAGTTATGAGGAAATATCACTTCCCTCCCTTGAATTATGGCAAAATATCAAGTTTTTTCTGCACtttttcaaaatattactcCCCTCTCCCTAAATACAAAGATCCTACCAACCGTCCTCAGCCGTTTGAAATGGCTGTCAAGTTAGCCAAATTTTTTCATAATACCTAAACTACCCTCATACATGTAGCACACCCATTGTACCCTCCTTTCTTAATGCTGAATCGTCTTTCTCTTTGTATCCCCTTCTTCGTTCCATGGAGCTTCGATTGGAGTCTTAGAGAAGCTCAACTTTAACTCTATTTCTCTTATCCCCTTGGTCGTTCCTCTAGTAAATAATGAGAGATCAACTAGTGAGACAGGATTTGTAGGAAGGAGGAAGCAGGGACTCATCATGATCAGGCCATGGTCCCATtggattcaaaattcaaaagtttGACTTGAACAGCTGAGACCAAGGAGCAGAGaccagagaaaaagaaagaaaaccagaaatgaTGTTAAAAAACTACCAGCATTAGCAACAGTGCTCACAAAGGCAGAAAGAACTCGACCTTTCATCATATAAATTTTCTTTCAAATGAGACATCCTGAAGTGATCTGctaaaaattgtaaaaattagAAAGGCCTTGTTtagaaatttgaaaatagaGTCATGCGCTAAACTGAAATTTATACTTCCAATGACGGGATCAACCTCCAAATACTTCCCTGTTAGAAGTTTATTCCACCCCTTTGCCCTCAAAAAGAAGGGTTCTTGGCCTTGGAACAGTGTTGTGACCGTCCTACCTACTATTTCTCGACGGACTAAACGTAGCATTGGGAATGGTCAACACACAGATATAGGTTGGGACCCATGGATACCATCAATATTATGTCACTCTGTGCATCCAACTTCTCCATCCCCCATCTTCTGGAGGATAAAAAGGTTAGTGAGCTCTTTCTTAACCAATGATGGTTGGAATACTaaccttcttctctcttttcttcctctacattttgtttcttttgttttatcaaTTCCTATTGGTACACAAGGACCAATGGCGGTGCACTATATCAAAAT
This region includes:
- the LOC122068894 gene encoding transcription factor MYB4-like, which gives rise to MGRGRAPCCDKAGLKNGPWTPAEDLRLIAFIQNHGHGNWRALPKLAGLLRCGKSCRLRWTNYLRPDIKRGNFTNEEEETIIKLHEMLGNKWSKIASNLPGRTDNEIKNVWNTHLKKRLANLKGQNPSGNEHKEVSVSVTTSSFSSSSSISYSNQVIGRKSEPNGHNLSVSESPTEELEKKHGSLVDEAVPIQWNDFPDVFENHDTKKLRRSPSSSSCSSSSLDSIQVDGSRLEEQTCFKDVDDQDISEQILEIPYEPNLDLWDMLEDDMSFSTSIILEENLETKDIESMSWVTNLENELGLQATCDEVDPLLSTPSSKEILVKAENDPIITYFQMWPSSPLNFNL